From a single Labrus bergylta chromosome 14, fLabBer1.1, whole genome shotgun sequence genomic region:
- the si:ch1073-224n8.1 gene encoding uncharacterized protein si:ch1073-224n8.1 — MTSRRTGYAGSMESSQSNSSSSSVHSGNRKQSIINTPDRTGPESCYDRKGEKVGYGASQGSVTVTSLKSRLAPTIQTAMSAAVDTLLGEVVLVLNETQQELLHKEQENERLKVRLEVSERELKTLQECLCSAQKLIDQLQISYTGNQTISQSVFAPSLSSMASMASGLDRDHQNSRGVNGAGVDLGLGGSVEESLHGFEPRDDYKMCQLSIQPDGSVTNHALDFDSNTSHMCSDSSRADERQSQGPGGASRFEIKEEQGPASGSAQPNRKDSGLRGDSRVGEDERSSHGMGDLGYVQVGGEGGPQRSFTQPLRHQRTARDCGSDLHGGLDGQKQLGRTSGAGRGDSVSPGRADDSAGPSAPDAVGEPSADRPHHCLECGKTFRLISSLKKHIRIHTGEKPYPCGVCGRRFRESGALKTHLRIHTGEKPYSCSECGNCFRHLDGLRKHRRTHTGEKPYVCAICGKRLSRLQHLKHHQLIHTGERPCCCPFCNRSFKEPAALRKHIRTHREGGHMGIGASDDTDPDAMDDINNLHPAAPSPQMRFAEWGAEEDDSSVVDCV; from the exons atgacttCCAGGAGGACAGGCTATGCTGGCAGCATGGAGTCATCTCAgtccaacagcagcagcagctcagtccaCAGTGGAAACCGCAAACAGAGTATAATCAACACCCCCGACAGGACCGGGCCAGAGTCCTGTTATGACCGCAAAGGGGAGAAGGTTGGATATGGAGCCTCGCAGGGCAGCGTGACTGTCACGTCGCTGAAGTCCCGACTCGCTCCCACCATCCAAACTGCCATGTCAGCAGCGGTGGACACGCTCCTGGGCGAAGTGGTGCTCGTCCTCAACGAGACTCAGCAAGAGCTGCTGCACAAAGAGCAAGAAAACGAAAGGCTGAAGGTGCGCCTGGAGGTGTCCGAGCGGGAGTTGAAGACCCTGCAGGAGTGTCTGTGCAGCGCCCAGAAGCTCATAGACCAGCTTCAGATCTCCTACACGGGCAATCAGACCATCAGTCAGTCGGTTTTCGCCCCGTCGCTGTCCTCCATGGCTTCAATGGCGTCAGGCTTGGACCGGGACCACCAGAACTCGCGCGGCGTGAACGGCGCGGGGGTCGACTTGGGTCTCGGAGGCTCCGTGGAGGAATCGCTTCACGGGTTCGAGCCGAGAGACGACTACAAAATGTGCCAGCTTTCGATCCAACCGGACGGCTCGGTGACTAACCACGCTCTGGACTTCGATTCCAACACTTCCCACATGTGCTCAGATTCCAGCAGAGCCG ACGAGAGGCAGTCTCAGGGACCGGGTGGAGCATCCAGGTTCGAGATCAAAGAGGAGCAGGGACCTGCTTCCGGCTCCGCTCAGCCGAACAGAAAGGATTCCGGCTTACGCGGTGACAGCAGAGTCGGGGAAGACGAGCGATCGTCCCACGGCATGGGCGACCTTGGCTACGTCCAGGTTGGAGGCGAGGGAGGCCCCCAGCGTTCCTTCACCCAGCCGCTGCGTCACCAAAGAACTGCGCGGGACTGCGGCAGTGATTTACACGGTGGACTCGATGGACAGAAACAGTTGGGTCGGACTTCTGGAGCCGGAAGGGGAGACAGTGTTTCACCAGGCAGAGCAGACGACTCAGCGGGACCTTCCGCCCCTGACGCAGTCGGGGAGCCGTCTGCCGATCGGCCCCACCACTGCCTGGAGTGCGGAAAGACTTTCCGTCTGATCTCCAGCCTGAAGAAGCACATCCGCATCCACACAGGAGAGAAGCCTTACCCGTGTGGGGTCTGTGGCCGCCGCTTCCGTGAGTCAGGGGCGCTCAAAACCCACCTGCGCATACACACGGGGGAGAAACCGTACTCCTGCTCCGAGTGTGGAAACTGCTTCCGCCACTTGGATGGCTTGCGCAAACACAGGCGCACGCACACGGGGGAGAAACCCTACGTGTGCGCCATCTGCGGGAAGCGCCTGAGTCGCCTGCAGCACCTCAAACACCACCAGCTCATCCACACCGGGGAGAGGCCGTGCTGCTGCCCCTTCTGCAACCGCAGCTTCAAGGAGCCGGCGGCGCTGCGGAAACACATCCGCACGCACCGCGAGGGCGGCCACATGGGGATCGGAGCGAGCGACGACACGGACCCGGACGCCATGGACGACATAAACAACCTCCACCCGGCAGCCCCGTCCCCTCAGATGAGGTTTGCGGAGTGGGGAGCTGAGGAGGACGACAGCTCTGTTGTGGACTGTGTGTAG
- the LOC109993300 gene encoding leucine-rich repeat neuronal protein 4, with amino-acid sequence MASCGDLPPSVMIVCLLLVRGSSPLPTTPGASPMSTRGVLSKTLSPKDYEDYDPPTMAPIKPIHPDEGKPQRCDYDPCLESQIPCANLSITTGCLCRGVTLHNVAPEAPDLKSVSWEGSEVVVRWCAPYSYVTAYIVTVGGEQSKKFGKGERSSGLGDVENVAEVCVSAVNDAGSSEESCTMYQPRDSSLPLKAGLIGGALGFLLLLLLAVLLWRHRRQRNQEASISMHNTAAMTQ; translated from the coding sequence ATGGCTTCCTGCGGggacctccctccctccgtgATGATCGTTTGTCTGCTTCTCGTCAGAGGTTCCTCTCCTCTGCCCACGACACCAGGGGCGAGTCCCATGAGCACCCGTGGGGTTTTAAGTAAGACTCTTTCCCCAAAGGATTATGAAGACTATGATCCCCCCACTATGGCACCTATTAAACCCATCCACCCAGATGAAGGAAAGCCTCAAAGATGCGACTATGACCCTTGTCTGGAGAGTCAGATCCCCTGTGCTAATCTGTCCATCACCACTGGCTGCTTGTGTCGAGGGGTCACTCTACATAACGTGGCCCCGGAGGCCCCTGACCTCAAGTCAGTGTCCTGGGAAGGATCAGAGGTCGTGGTCAGGTGGTGTGCACCTTATTCATACGTCACAGCGTATATTGTGACAGTCGGCGGGGAACAAAGTAAGAAGTTTGGGAAGGGTGAAAGGAGCAGCGGATTGGGCGACGTGGAAAACGTCGCTGAGGTGTGCGTGTCGGCTGTGAACGACGCGGGGAGCAGCGAGGAGTCCTGCACGATGTACCAGCCCAGGGACAGCAGCCTGCCTCTAAAAGCGGGACTCATAGGAGGAGCTCTGGGCTTCCTGCTGCTCCTTCTGCTGGCTGTGCTGCTCTGGAGGCACAGGAGGCAGAGGAACCAGGAGGCCAGCATCTCCATGCACAACACAGCGGCGAtgacacagtga